The following are encoded in a window of Rosa chinensis cultivar Old Blush chromosome 4, RchiOBHm-V2, whole genome shotgun sequence genomic DNA:
- the LOC112200672 gene encoding protein PHR1-LIKE 2 isoform X1: MYSALHSLPLDGGVCGHGEFSGSLDGTNLPGDACLVLTTDPKPRLRWTAELHERFVDAVTQLGGPDKATPKTIMRTMGVKGLTLYHLKSHLQKYRLGKQSFKESTENSKDVGIAASCIAESQDTGSSATSSRVIAQDLNDGYQVTEALRVQMEVQRRLHEQLEVQRRLQLRIEAQGKYLQSILEKACKALNDQAATAAGLEAAKEELSELAIKVSSDCQGMAPLDTIKMQSLSEIAAAIENKSAPNVLARIGNCSVDSCLTSTGSPGSPMGMSSLAAAMKKRQRPFFSNGDSFPLEGNMRQEVEWMMTNIA; encoded by the exons ATGTACTCTGCTTTGCATTCTCTGCCGTTGGATGGGGGTGTTTGTGGGCACGGAGAGTTCAGTGGATCGTTGGATGGTACAAACCTGCCGGGTGATGCTTGCTTGGTTCTGACTACGGATCCGAAGCCCCGGCTGAGGTGGACGGCGGAGCTCCATGAGAGGTTTGTGGACGCTGTGACTCAGCTTGGTGGCCCTGACA AAGCGACACCTAAGACCATTATGAGAACAATGGGAGTAAAAGGCCTTACCCTATATCACTTGAAATCACACCTTcag AAATATCGACTAGGGAAGCAATCGTTTAAAGAATCAACTGAAAACTCGAAGGATG TTGGGATTGCAGCTTCTTGCATTGCTGAAAGTCAGGACACTGGGTCTTCGGCAACCTCATCAAGAGTGATCGCCCAAGATTTGAATGA TGGCTACCAGGTTACTGAGGCTTTGCGTGTACAAATGGAAGTGCAAAGAAGACTGCATGAGCAGCTGGAG GTGCAGCGTCGCCTTCAACTTCGTATTGAAGCACAGGGAAAGTACCTACAGTCTATACTTGAGAAAGCTTGTAAGGCTCTGAATGACCAGGCTGCAACTGCTGCTGGGCTTGAAGCTGCTAAGGAAGAACTCTCTGAACTTGCTATTAAGGTTTCCAGTGACTGTCAAGGGATGGCCCCACTTGATACCATAAAAATGCAGTCCTTGTCTGAAATTGCTGCAGCAATAGAGAACAAAAGTGCCCCAAATGTACTGGCTCGCATCGGCAATTGCTCTGTTGATAGCTGCTTGACATCAACTGGAAGCCCTGGTTCTCCAATGGGTATGAGTTCACTGGCTGCTGCTATGAAGAAAAGGCAAAGGCCCTTCTTCAGCAATGGAGACTCATTTCCCCTAGAGGGCAACATGAGGCAAGAAGTAGAATGGATGATGACTAATATTGCATGA
- the LOC112200672 gene encoding protein PHR1-LIKE 2 isoform X2 — MYSALHSLPLDGGVCGHGEFSGSLDGTNLPGDACLVLTTDPKPRLRWTAELHERFVDAVTQLGGPDKATPKTIMRTMGVKGLTLYHLKSHLQKYRLGKQSFKESTENSKDASCIAESQDTGSSATSSRVIAQDLNDGYQVTEALRVQMEVQRRLHEQLEVQRRLQLRIEAQGKYLQSILEKACKALNDQAATAAGLEAAKEELSELAIKVSSDCQGMAPLDTIKMQSLSEIAAAIENKSAPNVLARIGNCSVDSCLTSTGSPGSPMGMSSLAAAMKKRQRPFFSNGDSFPLEGNMRQEVEWMMTNIA; from the exons ATGTACTCTGCTTTGCATTCTCTGCCGTTGGATGGGGGTGTTTGTGGGCACGGAGAGTTCAGTGGATCGTTGGATGGTACAAACCTGCCGGGTGATGCTTGCTTGGTTCTGACTACGGATCCGAAGCCCCGGCTGAGGTGGACGGCGGAGCTCCATGAGAGGTTTGTGGACGCTGTGACTCAGCTTGGTGGCCCTGACA AAGCGACACCTAAGACCATTATGAGAACAATGGGAGTAAAAGGCCTTACCCTATATCACTTGAAATCACACCTTcag AAATATCGACTAGGGAAGCAATCGTTTAAAGAATCAACTGAAAACTCGAAGGATG CTTCTTGCATTGCTGAAAGTCAGGACACTGGGTCTTCGGCAACCTCATCAAGAGTGATCGCCCAAGATTTGAATGA TGGCTACCAGGTTACTGAGGCTTTGCGTGTACAAATGGAAGTGCAAAGAAGACTGCATGAGCAGCTGGAG GTGCAGCGTCGCCTTCAACTTCGTATTGAAGCACAGGGAAAGTACCTACAGTCTATACTTGAGAAAGCTTGTAAGGCTCTGAATGACCAGGCTGCAACTGCTGCTGGGCTTGAAGCTGCTAAGGAAGAACTCTCTGAACTTGCTATTAAGGTTTCCAGTGACTGTCAAGGGATGGCCCCACTTGATACCATAAAAATGCAGTCCTTGTCTGAAATTGCTGCAGCAATAGAGAACAAAAGTGCCCCAAATGTACTGGCTCGCATCGGCAATTGCTCTGTTGATAGCTGCTTGACATCAACTGGAAGCCCTGGTTCTCCAATGGGTATGAGTTCACTGGCTGCTGCTATGAAGAAAAGGCAAAGGCCCTTCTTCAGCAATGGAGACTCATTTCCCCTAGAGGGCAACATGAGGCAAGAAGTAGAATGGATGATGACTAATATTGCATGA